One genomic segment of Musa acuminata AAA Group cultivar baxijiao chromosome BXJ3-3, Cavendish_Baxijiao_AAA, whole genome shotgun sequence includes these proteins:
- the LOC135633048 gene encoding uncharacterized protein LOC135633048, whose translation MASSSSSPSSKGWTSAKVSRIASRVYFVLIIFQIPLFRIPCRSGMCTTPIQVTSSQLIANEIFPPSVVKALLYPGAVIQGLITNMALPSWSGLLDMYNLTEAKNAAPNEDLQRLEVLAGSYFSVAGALVGLINPGRMTLFGTLLIVWGLVKEGVLGKVANADLYVYPTILVALVCAFSSINYNANKGVMRGQAAAAIAKPLKSSAKSKLK comes from the exons ATGGCTTCCTCTTCGTCGTCGCCGTCGTCGAAGGGATGGACGAGCGCCAAAGTCTCCCGCATCGCCTCTCGCGTCTACTTCGTCCTCATTATCTTTCAAATCCCTCTTTTCAG GATCCCATGCAGATCGGGGATGTGTACAACACCAATACAAGTGACATCTTCACAATTGATCGCAAATGAAATATTCCCTCCATCTGTCGTGAAGGCTCTCCTGTACCCTGGAGCCGTCATCCAGGGTCTCATTACCAACATGGCCTTGCCAAGCTGGAGCGGTTTGCTCGACATGTATAACCTGACAGAAGCGAAAAATGCAGCGCCAAATGAGGATCTCCAGCGTCTAGAG GTTCTTGCAGGTAGCTACTTCTCCGTAGCAGGGGCACTAGTTGGTCTGATAAATCCCGGCAGGATGACCTTATTCGGTACACTTCTCATTGTTTGGGGCCTTGTGAAAGAAGGTGTGCTTGGAAAAGTAGCAAATGCAGATCTCTATGTCTACCCGACGATTCTGGTAGCACTAGTGTGTGCTTTCTCATCCATCAATTACAATGCGAACAAGGGGGTGATGAGAGGTCAGGCTGCTGCAGCCATA